In Geotalea uraniireducens, one genomic interval encodes:
- a CDS encoding type 4a pilus biogenesis protein PilO codes for MDPQIEKLLKLPNRQKMALFIAILAFEGIALYWGLFLPKQKELADLQGRLEGLRSEVQDKTRIANNLPKLKREYQQLQKDLESALTELPNQKEIPSLLTAITDAGKNSGLDFLLFRPKPEVPKEFYAEVPVDISISGSFYSVANFFNDVGALPRIVNIANVSFADIKSTGGRTTVRVNCLATTFRFIDKKETSDDKKKK; via the coding sequence ATGGATCCACAAATCGAGAAACTTCTTAAGCTGCCGAATCGACAAAAGATGGCCCTCTTCATTGCCATCCTTGCTTTTGAGGGGATAGCACTTTACTGGGGGCTCTTCCTTCCCAAGCAGAAAGAGCTCGCCGACTTGCAGGGGCGGCTGGAAGGCCTGCGCAGTGAAGTGCAGGACAAAACCCGGATTGCCAACAACCTGCCGAAACTCAAGCGTGAATACCAGCAGCTGCAAAAAGATCTTGAAAGTGCGCTGACCGAATTGCCCAACCAGAAAGAGATTCCCTCGCTTCTTACTGCAATAACCGACGCCGGAAAGAATTCCGGGCTCGATTTTCTGCTCTTCCGGCCGAAACCCGAGGTCCCAAAAGAGTTTTATGCTGAGGTTCCTGTAGATATTTCGATTTCCGGCTCGTTTTACAGTGTTGCTAATTTTTTTAATGATGTTGGTGCATTGCCCCGGATCGTGAATATTGCCAACGTCTCATTCGCTGATATCAAGTCGACTGGAGGAAGAACAACTGTTCGGGTAAACTGCCTGGCAACCACCTTCCGCTTTATCGATAAGAAAGAGACTTCGGATGATAAGAAAAAGAAA
- a CDS encoding PilN domain-containing protein, giving the protein MVRINLLPVRTSKKKETAKQQLALLVVSVAVVLVAGLGLYGYAQARIKSVKSEIDTAENDLRQLKTKIGELENIKKLKEAVTKKLDVLAQLRKEKTGPVRRLATLSDATPEKLWLTKYSENGPNVSIGGVALDETLIADFMRNLQNSPDYVNIELVVSEQTELNGVKAKRFEITCVLKSFKKEEPPVAKK; this is encoded by the coding sequence ATGGTAAGGATCAACCTTCTACCGGTTCGGACGTCGAAGAAAAAGGAAACCGCCAAACAACAACTGGCGTTGCTGGTCGTCTCTGTGGCTGTTGTATTGGTGGCGGGACTGGGGCTTTATGGCTATGCCCAGGCGCGGATCAAGTCAGTCAAGAGTGAAATCGACACCGCAGAAAATGACCTGCGGCAGTTGAAGACGAAGATCGGCGAGCTGGAAAACATCAAGAAGCTGAAAGAAGCGGTAACCAAAAAGCTCGACGTACTTGCCCAGTTGCGTAAGGAAAAGACCGGCCCGGTACGACGGCTGGCCACTCTGAGCGATGCCACGCCCGAGAAGCTCTGGCTGACAAAATACAGCGAGAACGGTCCTAATGTCAGTATCGGCGGGGTAGCTCTCGATGAAACGCTGATTGCGGACTTTATGCGCAATCTGCAGAATTCACCGGACTATGTCAATATTGAATTGGTTGTTTCCGAACAGACGGAACTCAACGGTGTCAAGGCCAAGCGGTTTGAAATTACCTGCGTGCTCAAATCGTTCAAAAAAGAAGAACCGCCTGTCGCCAAAAAGTGA